One part of the Parabacteroides distasonis ATCC 8503 genome encodes these proteins:
- a CDS encoding transcription termination/antitermination NusG family protein yields the protein MRANVVKTVVNSVPHEGIDAVGVERTIPENPLRRKSDQKHWYIAIVNNKSEKLCRDKLEKRIASQPEGEKDYEVYIASQKEMCLLPSGKRKQVDRIVFRSIVFIRCTDVLRRKEIVHLPYIKRFMVNIAGERSGGIRPVAFIPDEQMVKLRRMLDDSEEPVIIDPRPLPLGARVRINGGKLHGLEGNVLEVEDGNLNFVIRVDLLGCAKVNITRDLLELL from the coding sequence ATGCGAGCGAATGTTGTAAAAACGGTTGTAAATTCGGTACCTCATGAGGGTATCGACGCCGTAGGCGTTGAAAGAACCATTCCTGAAAACCCGTTACGGCGAAAATCTGATCAGAAACATTGGTACATCGCTATCGTCAACAACAAGTCCGAGAAACTATGCCGTGACAAGCTGGAAAAGCGCATAGCCAGTCAGCCGGAAGGCGAGAAGGACTATGAGGTTTATATAGCCTCCCAAAAAGAGATGTGTCTTCTGCCAAGCGGCAAGCGTAAGCAAGTAGACCGGATCGTCTTCCGTTCCATTGTATTCATCCGTTGCACCGATGTCTTGCGTAGGAAGGAGATCGTGCATCTTCCTTATATCAAACGTTTCATGGTAAACATAGCTGGCGAACGGTCTGGAGGCATACGCCCCGTAGCCTTCATTCCGGATGAGCAGATGGTGAAACTCCGTAGGATGCTGGACGATTCCGAAGAGCCTGTCATTATCGATCCCCGTCCGCTGCCTCTTGGAGCGAGGGTACGTATTAACGGCGGTAAGTTGCATGGTCTAGAAGGTAACGTGCTGGAAGTGGAGGATGGCAATCTTAACTTTGTGATCCGTGTAGATCTACTGGGATGTGCCAAAGTAAATATCACCCGTGACCTGCTAGAGCTATTATGA